The Aspergillus nidulans FGSC A4 chromosome VII nucleotide sequence AAAGTATCCTTGGATTGTCCCGCTGCAGGGATTTGTACAGACGGTATTCGATTCGTATCCGCATGTCAGGATGTTCGGGTCCTGTTTCGGACATCAGATTATCGGGCAGGCGCTGCTGTCCGCTCAAGCTCCTAACAAATCCCCGCCGCAACCACCGAGTGTAACCGTCGAGCGAAATCCGCGCGGGTCAGAAATGGGATTGGCATCCATTAAACTAACTCCCAAGTTCACGGCGGCCTTCCCTGTCCTGTCGGCGCATCTGCCCGTGGCAGATGAGATGCGTCTGCAGATGATCCATAGCGACTGGGTGGCGCTTCTCCCTGGCGTTGATGAGCTGCCTGACCCCTGGATAAATGTGGGATCGACGGAGTTGTGTCCGGTGCAGGGTCTATATTACCCAGGACGCGTCTTGACGTACCAGGGACACTTTGAGTTTGATGTTTTTGTGAACTCGGAGACTTGTGTCGAGTTTGGCAGGAGGAGTGGTTGGGACAAGGCCGATGTGGAGAGGTATCTGGCGTTG carries:
- a CDS encoding type 1 glutamine amidotransferase (transcript_id=CADANIAT00008786), whose product is MLHIAILDIDVPVPAVYAARGLYSSQFRTLLQAAASRLGVPASSIHTTAFDVVGGSLPPFQSLRTSPRESENGVNGETASTNPLALPIDGILITGAAAAAYEAAKYPWIVPLQGFVQTVFDSYPHVRMFGSCFGHQIIGQALLSAQAPNKSPPQPPSVTVERNPRGSEMGLASIKLTPKFTAAFPVLSAHLPVADEMRLQMIHSDWVALLPGVDELPDPWINVGSTELCPVQGLYYPGRVLTYQGHFEFDVFVNSETCVEFGRRSGWDKADVERYLALIGRGRVEGVAEDDDDDDSRVAAEAVVSFFLEQEKK